The following proteins are co-located in the Pseudomonas sp. ATCC 13867 genome:
- the hutU gene encoding urocanate hydratase, translating to MTKFRDVEIRAPRGTQRSAKSWLTEAPLRMLMNNLDPEVAENPKELVVYGGIGRAARNWECYDKIVETLKELNDDETLLVQSGKPVGVFKTHTNAPRVLIANSNLVPHWANWEHFNELDAKGLAMYGQMTAGSWIYIGSQGIVQGTYETFVEAGRQHYDGNLKGRWVLTAGLGGMGGAQPLAATLAGACSLNIECQQSRIDFRLASRYVDEQAKDLDDALARIARYTAEGKAISIALLGNAAEILPELLKRGVRPDMVTDQTSAHDPLNGYLPAGWTWEQYRDRAQTEPAAVVKAAKQSMAVHVKAMLEFQKQGVPTFDYGNNIRQMAKEEGVANAFDFPGFVPAYIRPLFCRGVGPFRWAALSGDAEDIYRTDAKVKELIPDDAHLHNWLDMAKERISFQGLPARICWVGLGQRAKLGLAFNEMVRSGELKAPIVIGRDHLDSGSVSSPNRETEAMRDGSDAVSDWPLLNALLNTASGATWVSLHHGGGVGMGFSQHSGMVIVCDGTDEAAARIARVLTNDPGTGVMRHADAGYQIAIDCAREQGLNLPMITGK from the coding sequence GTGACCAAATTCCGCGACGTCGAAATCCGTGCCCCGCGCGGCACCCAACGCAGCGCCAAGAGCTGGCTGACCGAAGCGCCGCTGCGCATGCTGATGAACAACCTCGACCCGGAAGTCGCCGAGAACCCGAAGGAACTGGTGGTGTACGGCGGCATCGGCCGCGCCGCGCGCAACTGGGAGTGCTACGACAAGATCGTCGAGACCCTCAAGGAACTGAATGACGACGAAACCCTGCTGGTGCAGTCCGGCAAGCCGGTCGGCGTGTTCAAGACCCACACCAACGCCCCGCGCGTGCTGATCGCCAATTCCAACCTGGTGCCGCACTGGGCCAACTGGGAACACTTCAACGAACTGGATGCCAAGGGCCTGGCCATGTACGGCCAGATGACCGCCGGCTCGTGGATCTACATCGGCAGCCAGGGCATCGTCCAGGGCACCTATGAAACCTTCGTCGAGGCCGGCCGCCAGCACTACGACGGCAACCTCAAGGGCCGCTGGGTGCTTACCGCCGGCCTGGGCGGCATGGGCGGCGCCCAGCCGCTGGCCGCGACCCTGGCCGGCGCCTGCTCGCTGAACATCGAGTGCCAGCAGAGCCGCATCGACTTCCGCCTCGCCAGCCGTTACGTCGACGAGCAGGCCAAGGACCTCGACGACGCCCTGGCGCGCATCGCCCGGTACACCGCCGAAGGCAAGGCCATCTCCATCGCGCTGCTGGGCAACGCCGCGGAAATCCTCCCGGAACTGCTCAAGCGCGGCGTGCGCCCGGACATGGTCACCGACCAGACCTCCGCCCACGACCCGCTCAATGGTTACCTGCCGGCCGGCTGGACCTGGGAGCAGTACCGCGACCGCGCGCAGACCGAGCCGGCTGCCGTGGTCAAGGCCGCCAAGCAGTCCATGGCCGTGCACGTCAAAGCCATGCTGGAATTCCAGAAGCAGGGCGTGCCGACCTTCGACTACGGCAACAACATCCGCCAGATGGCCAAGGAAGAGGGCGTGGCCAACGCCTTCGACTTCCCCGGCTTCGTCCCGGCCTACATCCGCCCGCTGTTCTGCCGTGGCGTCGGTCCGTTCCGCTGGGCCGCGCTGTCGGGCGATGCCGAGGACATCTACAGGACAGACGCCAAGGTCAAGGAGCTGATCCCCGACGACGCCCACCTGCACAATTGGCTGGACATGGCCAAGGAGCGCATCAGCTTCCAGGGCCTGCCGGCGCGTATCTGCTGGGTCGGCCTGGGCCAGCGCGCCAAGCTCGGCCTGGCGTTCAACGAGATGGTCCGCAGCGGCGAGCTGAAGGCCCCTATCGTGATCGGCCGCGACCACCTGGACTCCGGCTCGGTGTCCAGCCCGAACCGCGAGACCGAAGCCATGCGCGACGGCTCCGACGCCGTGTCCGACTGGCCGCTGCTCAACGCCCTGCTGAACACCGCCAGCGGCGCGACCTGGGTCTCGCTGCACCACGGCGGCGGGGTGGGCATGGGCTTCTCCCAGCACTCGGGGATGGTGATCGTCTGCGACGGCACCGACGAAGCGGCGGCGCGCATCGCCCGCGTGCTGACCAACGACCCGGGCACCGGCGTGATGCGCCATGCCGACGCCGGCTACCAGATCGCCATCGACTGCGCCAGGGAGCAGGGCCTGAACCTGCCGATGATCACCGGCAAGTAA
- the hutH gene encoding histidine ammonia-lyase → MSDTLLLTPGQFDLDQLRAIHQHQPTLQLADECRETILRSAQTVSQIIADQRTVYGINTGFGLLARTSIAEDQLATLQRNLILSHCTGTGPLLDDASVALIMALKIGSLARGFSGVGMPVIETLLKLYQARVYPCIPSQGSVGASGDLAPLAHLSSTLLGVGQVRHEGRILEATEGLAIAGAEPLVLGPKEGLALINGTQVSTALALRGLFAAEKLFISAVVAGSLTVEALKGSFVPFDARIQAVRGQPGQIAVAALYRELLHDSPINQSHIDCKRVQDPYSLRCQPQVMGACLDHLRFAAGVFLREANAVSDNPLVFSADGDVLSGGNFHAEPVAMASDVLALVIAEIGALSERRIAQLVDPAMSGLPAFLVKEGGLNSGFMIAQVTSAALASENKTLAHPASVDSLPTSANQEDHVSMATFAARRLLDMAGNSAGVVAIELLAAAQGVDFHAPLQSSPQLQEVRTLIRSQVPHYDQDRYFAPDIAAARAWVEDGVMSRWIAYSRLYS, encoded by the coding sequence ATGTCCGACACCCTGCTCCTGACGCCCGGCCAGTTCGACCTCGACCAGCTGCGCGCCATCCATCAGCACCAGCCCACCCTGCAGCTTGCCGACGAGTGCCGCGAGACCATCCTGCGCAGCGCGCAGACGGTCAGCCAGATCATCGCCGACCAGCGCACCGTCTACGGTATCAACACCGGCTTCGGCCTGCTGGCGCGCACCTCCATCGCCGAAGACCAGCTCGCCACCCTGCAGCGCAACCTGATCCTCTCCCACTGCACCGGTACCGGCCCGCTGCTGGACGACGCCAGCGTGGCGCTGATCATGGCGCTGAAGATCGGCTCCCTGGCGCGCGGCTTCTCCGGCGTCGGCATGCCGGTGATCGAGACGCTGCTCAAGCTCTACCAGGCGCGGGTCTATCCGTGCATTCCGTCGCAGGGCTCGGTGGGTGCTTCGGGCGACCTCGCGCCGCTGGCGCACCTGTCCTCGACCCTGCTGGGCGTTGGCCAGGTACGCCATGAAGGGCGCATCCTCGAAGCCACCGAAGGCCTCGCCATCGCCGGCGCCGAACCGCTGGTACTGGGGCCCAAGGAAGGCCTGGCGCTGATCAACGGCACCCAGGTGTCCACCGCGCTGGCCCTGCGCGGGTTGTTCGCGGCGGAGAAGCTGTTCATCTCGGCGGTGGTCGCCGGCAGCCTGACGGTGGAAGCGCTGAAGGGCTCGTTCGTACCCTTCGATGCGCGCATCCAGGCAGTGCGTGGCCAGCCAGGACAGATCGCGGTCGCCGCGCTATACCGCGAACTGCTGCACGACAGCCCGATCAACCAGTCGCACATCGACTGCAAGCGCGTGCAGGACCCGTACTCCCTGCGCTGCCAGCCGCAGGTGATGGGCGCCTGCCTGGATCACCTGCGCTTCGCCGCCGGGGTGTTCCTGCGCGAGGCCAACGCCGTCTCCGACAACCCGCTGGTGTTCAGCGCCGATGGCGACGTGCTCTCCGGCGGCAACTTCCATGCGGAACCCGTAGCGATGGCCTCCGACGTGCTGGCCCTGGTGATCGCGGAGATCGGCGCGCTGTCCGAACGGCGCATCGCCCAGTTGGTGGACCCGGCCATGTCCGGCCTGCCGGCCTTCCTGGTCAAGGAAGGCGGACTGAACTCCGGCTTCATGATCGCCCAGGTCACCTCGGCGGCCCTGGCCTCGGAGAACAAGACCCTCGCGCATCCGGCTTCGGTGGACAGCCTGCCGACCTCGGCCAACCAGGAGGACCACGTGTCGATGGCCACCTTCGCCGCCCGCCGTCTGCTGGACATGGCCGGCAACAGCGCCGGAGTGGTCGCCATCGAACTGCTCGCCGCCGCGCAAGGTGTGGACTTCCACGCGCCGCTGCAAAGCTCGCCGCAGTTGCAGGAAGTGCGCACGCTGATCCGCAGCCAGGTGCCGCACTATGACCAGGACCGCTACTTCGCCCCGGATATCGCCGCTGCGCGAGCGTGGGTGGAGGATGGGGTGATGAGCCGGTGGATCGCTTATTCGCGGTTGTACTCGTAA
- a CDS encoding HutD/Ves family protein codes for MTDVKLLRAADYPAMPWKNGAGTTREIVRDAGDGLEGFGWRVSIADVGAPGPFSAFTGYQRVISVLEGEGMRLKVDGADSRDLRALDAFAFDGASAVDCTLLGGAIRDFNLIYSPARYRARLQWLKLNGSAHFFSSASTVLLFSAGEGIHASFNGVAGGVLGLHDTLIAEGDGTLQEWRLTVVGRADICVIELEAR; via the coding sequence ATGACCGATGTGAAGCTGCTGCGCGCCGCCGACTACCCGGCGATGCCCTGGAAGAACGGCGCGGGCACCACCCGCGAGATCGTCCGCGATGCCGGCGACGGCCTGGAAGGCTTCGGCTGGCGCGTGTCCATCGCCGACGTCGGCGCGCCGGGGCCATTCTCCGCGTTCACCGGCTATCAGCGCGTCATCAGCGTGCTGGAAGGCGAGGGCATGCGGCTGAAGGTGGATGGCGCCGACTCCCGCGACCTGCGTGCGCTCGATGCCTTCGCCTTCGATGGCGCCAGCGCGGTGGACTGCACGCTGCTGGGCGGCGCGATCCGCGACTTCAACCTGATCTATTCACCGGCTCGCTACCGTGCGCGTCTGCAATGGCTGAAGCTGAATGGCTCCGCCCACTTTTTCAGCAGCGCTTCGACCGTGCTGCTGTTCAGCGCGGGCGAGGGTATCCATGCCAGCTTCAACGGTGTGGCCGGCGGGGTGCTGGGCCTGCATGACACGCTGATAGCCGAGGGCGACGGCACGCTGCAGGAGTGGCGGCTGACGGTGGTGGGGCGTGCGGATATCTGCGTGATCGAACTCGAAGCACGCTGA
- the hutC gene encoding histidine utilization repressor produces MGEIPAPLYARVKQLIIQQIQSGTWPPHHRVPSEAELVDELGVSRMTINRALRELTADGLLVRMQGVGTFVAEPKGQSALFQVQNIAEEITARGHKHHCVVVSLVEELATAERALALDVREGQRIFHSIIVHYENDIPVQIEDRYVNAAVAPDYMKQDFTGQTPFAYLTQVAPLSEGEHVVEAVLPSPEECKLLSVDRHEPCLLIRRRTWSGRNTVTSSRLLYPGSRYRLEGRFSS; encoded by the coding sequence ATGGGGGAAATTCCCGCGCCGCTGTATGCCCGCGTCAAGCAACTGATCATCCAGCAGATCCAGTCCGGGACCTGGCCGCCGCACCACCGCGTGCCGTCCGAGGCGGAGCTGGTCGACGAGCTGGGCGTCAGCCGCATGACCATCAACCGCGCGCTGCGCGAGCTGACCGCCGACGGCCTGCTGGTGCGCATGCAGGGCGTGGGCACCTTCGTCGCCGAGCCCAAGGGCCAGTCGGCGCTGTTCCAGGTGCAGAACATCGCCGAGGAAATCACCGCCCGCGGGCACAAGCATCATTGCGTGGTGGTCAGCCTGGTCGAGGAACTGGCTACCGCCGAGCGTGCGCTGGCGCTGGACGTGCGCGAGGGGCAACGCATCTTCCACTCGATCATCGTGCACTACGAGAACGACATCCCGGTGCAGATCGAGGACCGCTACGTCAACGCCGCCGTGGCGCCAGACTACATGAAGCAGGATTTCACCGGGCAGACGCCGTTCGCCTACCTCACGCAAGTGGCGCCGCTGAGCGAGGGCGAACACGTGGTCGAAGCGGTGCTGCCCAGCCCCGAGGAATGCAAGCTGCTGTCCGTCGACCGCCACGAGCCGTGCCTGTTGATCCGCCGGCGGACCTGGTCGGGACGCAATACCGTGACCAGCTCGCGTCTGCTCTATCCGGGCTCGCGCTACCGCCTGGAAGGACGTTTCAGTTCATGA
- a CDS encoding formimidoylglutamate deiminase, translating to MSVLFAESALLPSGWARNVRFEIDADGLFTAITPDASAEGAERVAGPLLAGMPNLHSHAFQRAMAGLAEVAGNPNDSFWTWRDLMYRLVGRLSPEQVETIARQLYIEMLKAGYTGVAEFHYVHHDADGTPYANPAELALRVSQAARDTGIGLTLLPVLYSHAGFGGQAPSEGQRRFINSTDSYLKLIDGLRAHLSNQPQQGLGLCFHSLRAVTPQQITEVLGADASDCPVHIHIAEQQKEVDDCLAWSGRRPLQWLYENVAVDARWCLVHATHAEADEVTAMARSGSVAGLCLTTEANLGDGIFPAVDYLAQGGRFGIGSDSHVSLSVVEELRWLEYGQRLRDQRRNRLYGANQPMVGRTLFDGALAGGAQALGQPTGELAVGKRADLLVLDGGDPYLQTARGDAILNRWLFAGGDRQVRDVMVAGQWRVRDGKHPLEEQSAREFADVLRTLLN from the coding sequence ATGTCCGTCCTGTTCGCCGAATCCGCCCTGCTGCCCTCCGGCTGGGCACGCAATGTCCGCTTCGAGATCGATGCCGACGGCCTGTTCACCGCGATCACCCCGGACGCCAGCGCCGAAGGCGCCGAGCGCGTGGCCGGGCCGCTGCTCGCCGGCATGCCGAACCTGCACTCCCACGCCTTCCAGCGCGCGATGGCAGGCCTGGCGGAAGTCGCCGGCAACCCCAACGACAGCTTCTGGACCTGGCGCGACCTGATGTACCGCCTGGTCGGCCGTCTGTCGCCTGAACAGGTCGAGACGATCGCCCGCCAGCTCTATATCGAAATGCTCAAGGCCGGGTACACCGGCGTCGCCGAATTCCACTACGTGCACCACGACGCCGACGGCACGCCCTACGCCAACCCGGCGGAGCTGGCCCTGCGCGTCAGCCAGGCGGCGCGCGACACCGGCATCGGCCTGACCCTGCTGCCGGTGCTCTACTCCCACGCCGGCTTCGGCGGCCAGGCGCCGAGCGAAGGCCAGCGCCGCTTCATCAACAGCACCGACAGCTACCTGAAACTGATCGACGGCCTGCGCGCGCACCTGTCGAACCAGCCGCAGCAGGGGCTGGGTCTGTGCTTCCACTCCCTGCGCGCCGTCACGCCGCAGCAGATCACCGAGGTGCTGGGCGCCGATGCCAGCGATTGCCCGGTGCACATCCACATCGCCGAGCAGCAGAAGGAAGTCGACGACTGCCTGGCCTGGAGCGGCCGCCGTCCGCTGCAGTGGCTGTACGAGAACGTCGCGGTGGACGCGCGCTGGTGCCTGGTTCACGCCACCCACGCCGAGGCCGACGAAGTGACGGCGATGGCGCGCAGCGGCTCGGTGGCCGGGTTGTGCCTGACCACCGAGGCGAACCTGGGCGACGGCATTTTCCCGGCGGTGGACTACCTCGCCCAGGGCGGTCGCTTCGGCATCGGCTCGGACAGCCACGTCTCCCTGAGCGTGGTCGAGGAGCTGCGCTGGCTGGAATACGGCCAGCGCCTGCGCGACCAGCGCCGCAATCGTCTGTATGGCGCCAACCAGCCGATGGTCGGCCGCACCCTGTTCGACGGCGCCCTCGCCGGCGGCGCCCAGGCCCTCGGGCAGCCCACCGGTGAACTGGCCGTCGGCAAGCGCGCCGACCTGCTGGTGCTCGATGGCGGCGATCCCTACCTGCAGACCGCCCGTGGCGACGCCATCCTCAATCGCTGGCTGTTCGCCGGCGGTGACCGCCAGGTACGCGACGTGATGGTCGCCGGCCAGTGGCGCGTGCGTGACGGCAAGCACCCGCTCGAAGAGCAGAGCGCCCGCGAGTTCGCCGATGTGCTGCGCACGCTGCTGAACTGA
- the bamE gene encoding outer membrane protein assembly factor BamE domain-containing protein, whose product MSFRRLALVAFCVVLAACSKINQENYSKIKTGMTKAEVEGLLGKPTECSGALGVSSCTWGDDKAFISIQYAGDKVLLFSAQGLK is encoded by the coding sequence ATGTCCTTCCGCCGCCTCGCGCTCGTCGCGTTCTGTGTCGTCCTGGCTGCTTGCAGCAAGATCAACCAGGAAAACTATTCCAAGATCAAAACCGGCATGACCAAGGCTGAAGTCGAAGGCCTGCTCGGCAAGCCGACCGAGTGTTCCGGCGCGCTGGGTGTGTCCAGCTGCACCTGGGGCGACGACAAGGCCTTCATCAGCATCCAGTATGCCGGCGACAAGGTGCTGCTGTTCTCCGCCCAGGGCCTGAAGTAA
- a CDS encoding DUF924 family protein, which translates to MLREAPWQALLDWWFGSALDAVEVSAQRNALWFGKSVCQDVDSDNRFGGLVRQALDGGLQEWEREPQSWLALILLLDQLPRMIFRDTSRAYAGDARAQRLVRQGLEAGFDRKLPRIERVFAYIVLEHAEDLASQDEAVRLYEELQAESGAGEKVLFAGFLAYARKHQAVIARFGRFPHRNAILGRPSSSEETQFLTEPGSRF; encoded by the coding sequence ATGCTCCGGGAGGCCCCCTGGCAGGCGTTGCTGGACTGGTGGTTCGGCAGCGCGCTGGATGCCGTCGAGGTGTCCGCGCAGCGTAACGCCCTGTGGTTTGGCAAGAGCGTCTGTCAGGATGTGGACTCCGACAACCGTTTCGGCGGCCTGGTGCGCCAGGCCCTGGACGGCGGCTTGCAGGAGTGGGAGCGCGAGCCGCAAAGCTGGCTGGCGCTGATCCTGCTGCTCGACCAGTTGCCGCGCATGATCTTCCGCGATACCTCGCGCGCCTACGCCGGCGACGCCCGCGCCCAGCGACTGGTGCGCCAGGGGCTGGAAGCCGGCTTCGACCGCAAGCTGCCGCGCATCGAGCGGGTATTCGCCTATATCGTACTGGAACACGCCGAGGACCTGGCCAGCCAGGACGAGGCGGTGCGCCTGTACGAAGAGTTGCAGGCCGAATCCGGCGCCGGCGAGAAGGTGCTGTTCGCCGGCTTTCTCGCCTATGCGCGCAAGCACCAGGCGGTGATCGCCCGCTTCGGCCGCTTCCCTCACCGCAACGCCATCCTCGGACGCCCGTCCAGCAGCGAAGAAACGCAGTTCCTCACGGAACCCGGCTCACGTTTCTGA
- a CDS encoding class 1 fructose-bisphosphatase, whose translation MSRVTLSRYLIEQTRSHNTPADLRHLVEVVARACKEISHAVSKGALGGVLGSMETENVQGEVQKKLDVLSNEILLEANEWAGNLAGMASEEMDHPYQIPGKYPKGAYLLVFDPLDGSSNIDVNVSVGTIFSVLRCPQEYLSQNDSLREEAFLQPGTTQVAAGYAIYGPQTMLILTLGNGVKGFTLDRELGSFVMTHDNITVPTSTAEFAINMSNQRHWEVPVQRYVSELLAGKEGPLGKNYNMRWIASMVADVHRILTRGGVFMYPRDSREPEKPGKLRLMYEANPMSFIIEQAGGAATNGRQRILEIQPDSLHQRVAVFLGSKEEVERATAYHKEG comes from the coding sequence ATGTCCCGCGTTACCCTGAGCCGCTACCTGATCGAGCAGACCCGCAGTCACAATACCCCGGCCGACCTGCGTCACCTCGTGGAAGTGGTGGCCCGCGCGTGCAAGGAGATCAGCCACGCCGTGTCCAAGGGCGCGCTGGGTGGCGTGCTCGGCAGCATGGAAACCGAGAACGTGCAGGGTGAGGTGCAGAAGAAGCTCGACGTGCTGTCCAACGAAATCCTCCTGGAAGCCAACGAGTGGGCCGGTAACCTGGCCGGCATGGCCTCCGAGGAAATGGACCACCCCTACCAGATTCCGGGCAAATACCCGAAAGGCGCCTACCTGCTGGTCTTCGACCCGCTGGACGGCTCCTCCAACATCGACGTCAACGTCTCGGTCGGCACCATCTTCTCCGTGCTGCGCTGCCCGCAGGAATACCTGAGCCAGAACGACAGCCTGCGCGAGGAAGCCTTCCTCCAGCCGGGCACCACCCAGGTCGCCGCCGGCTACGCCATCTACGGCCCGCAGACCATGCTGATCCTGACCCTGGGCAACGGCGTCAAGGGCTTCACCCTGGATCGCGAGCTGGGCAGCTTCGTGATGACCCACGACAACATCACCGTGCCCACCAGCACCGCCGAATTCGCCATCAACATGTCCAACCAGCGCCACTGGGAAGTCCCGGTGCAGCGCTACGTCAGCGAACTGCTGGCCGGCAAGGAAGGCCCGCTGGGCAAGAACTACAACATGCGCTGGATTGCCTCCATGGTGGCCGACGTGCACCGCATCCTGACCCGTGGTGGTGTGTTCATGTACCCGCGCGACTCCCGCGAGCCGGAGAAGCCCGGCAAGCTGCGCCTGATGTACGAAGCCAACCCGATGTCGTTCATCATCGAGCAGGCCGGCGGCGCCGCCACCAACGGCCGCCAGCGCATCCTCGAGATCCAGCCCGACAGCCTGCACCAGCGCGTTGCGGTGTTCCTGGGGTCGAAGGAAGAAGTCGAGCGCGCCACCGCCTACCACAAGGAAGGCTGA
- the estP gene encoding esterase EstP gives MIRQALTPLAAACVLAIASQASAAPSPYSTLVVFGDSLSDAGQFPDAGGPPGASTRFTNRTGPTYLEGSGEAFGPTAPMILGGKLGVSSADLNPSTSLVSGTQDGNNWAVGGYRTDQIYDSITAPDGSVVSAGGDTRTRDGYLVGRRADPNALYYLTGGGNDFLQGRILDAASAGAAAGRLVDSVEALHQAGARYIMVWLLPDLGLTPATNGTSLQPFGTELSGIFNQQLAAQLAATSANVIPLNIPLMFQEVLADPGAFGLATGTNLVGTCFSGNGCPENPLYGRHGATPDPTKLIFNDGVHPTIAGQRLIADYAYSVLSAPWEATMLPEMALGTYNAYQDQLRSQWLADWENWQGTGQWRGFVTGGAQHLDYDDQDSAADGDGYGANLTLGTSYRLDDAWRVGGSLGFYRQKLELGSDDSDYKLNSYLGSLFVQFQQNRWWADASVTGGKLDFDDANRKFSIIDHEVEEKADTDGSLLAFSGRLGYDIAQGGENWHLSPFVSADWARVKVDGYEEDSGRSTALAYDEQNRYSRRLGAGLQGKLDLSQDTQLFGEVAVEREYADDTRNIGMNFTSLPANGFTLQGYTPQSHLQRATLGFAQKLTPELSLRGGYSAHRSSDDLAQGVSLALSLDF, from the coding sequence ATGATCAGACAGGCGCTCACCCCGTTGGCGGCTGCCTGCGTATTGGCGATTGCCTCGCAGGCCTCGGCAGCCCCTTCCCCCTATTCGACCCTGGTGGTGTTCGGCGACAGCCTCAGCGACGCGGGCCAGTTCCCCGACGCCGGCGGCCCGCCCGGCGCCTCCACGCGCTTCACCAACCGCACCGGTCCGACCTATCTGGAAGGCAGCGGCGAAGCCTTCGGACCGACCGCGCCGATGATCCTCGGCGGCAAGCTGGGCGTCTCTTCCGCCGACCTCAACCCCTCGACCTCGCTGGTCAGCGGCACCCAGGACGGCAACAACTGGGCGGTAGGCGGCTACCGTACCGACCAGATCTACGACTCCATCACCGCGCCGGATGGCTCGGTGGTCAGCGCCGGGGGCGATACCCGTACGCGCGACGGCTATCTGGTCGGGCGCCGGGCCGATCCGAATGCGCTCTACTACCTCACCGGTGGCGGCAACGACTTCCTCCAGGGGCGGATTCTCGACGCCGCGAGCGCCGGCGCCGCAGCCGGGCGCCTGGTGGACAGCGTCGAGGCCCTGCACCAGGCCGGCGCGCGCTACATCATGGTCTGGCTGCTGCCTGACCTGGGGCTGACGCCCGCTACCAACGGCACGTCCCTGCAACCCTTCGGCACCGAGCTCAGCGGTATCTTCAACCAGCAGCTGGCGGCCCAACTGGCGGCGACTTCTGCGAACGTCATCCCGCTGAACATCCCGCTGATGTTCCAGGAAGTGCTCGCCGATCCCGGTGCCTTCGGCCTGGCGACCGGCACGAACCTGGTGGGCACCTGCTTCAGCGGCAACGGCTGCCCGGAAAACCCGCTCTACGGCCGCCACGGCGCGACCCCCGACCCGACCAAGCTGATCTTCAACGACGGCGTGCACCCGACCATCGCCGGCCAGCGCCTGATCGCCGACTACGCCTACTCGGTGCTCTCCGCCCCGTGGGAAGCGACCATGCTGCCGGAGATGGCCCTGGGCACCTACAACGCCTACCAGGACCAGTTGCGCAGCCAATGGCTGGCGGACTGGGAAAACTGGCAGGGCACCGGGCAGTGGCGCGGCTTCGTCACCGGTGGCGCCCAGCACCTGGACTACGACGACCAGGACAGCGCGGCCGACGGCGACGGCTACGGCGCCAACCTGACCCTGGGTACCAGCTACCGTCTCGATGACGCCTGGCGCGTCGGCGGTTCGCTGGGCTTCTACCGGCAGAAGCTGGAACTGGGCTCGGACGACTCCGACTACAAGCTCAACAGTTACCTGGGCAGCCTGTTCGTGCAGTTCCAGCAGAACCGTTGGTGGGCCGACGCTTCGGTGACCGGCGGCAAGCTCGACTTTGATGATGCCAACCGCAAGTTCTCCATCATCGACCACGAGGTCGAGGAGAAGGCCGATACCGACGGCAGCCTGCTGGCCTTCAGCGGCCGACTGGGCTACGACATCGCCCAGGGTGGCGAGAACTGGCACCTGTCGCCCTTCGTCAGCGCCGACTGGGCGCGGGTGAAAGTGGACGGCTACGAAGAGGACAGCGGCCGCTCCACCGCGCTGGCCTATGACGAGCAGAACCGCTACTCCCGTCGCCTCGGCGCCGGCCTGCAGGGCAAGCTGGACCTGTCGCAGGACACCCAGCTGTTCGGCGAGGTCGCGGTGGAGCGCGAGTATGCCGACGACACTCGGAACATCGGCATGAACTTCACCAGTTTGCCGGCGAACGGCTTCACCCTGCAGGGCTACACCCCGCAGAGCCACCTGCAGCGCGCCACCCTCGGCTTCGCCCAGAAGCTGACCCCGGAGCTGTCGCTGCGCGGCGGCTACAGTGCGCACCGCAGCAGCGATGACCTGGCCCAGGGCGTGAGCCTGGCGCTGAGCCTGGACTTCTGA